In Cyclopterus lumpus isolate fCycLum1 chromosome 17, fCycLum1.pri, whole genome shotgun sequence, a genomic segment contains:
- the yme1l1b gene encoding ATP-dependent zinc metalloprotease YME1L1b isoform X1, whose translation MFSLSMTVQPQVTVPLSHLINVLHSMKSSVGSSSSASYKSRKHKEQASDSERHSTEPMWNLRELGLSDLGAQQLDELVNSVFPRLSPQETPLCLGGQTAWRTSHLSTHSFYSNKHGFSCGAMPMSYSRQHPMLLQSVCTELQHWPVWVPNRGFKTLKSKTRRLQSASDRAQDSEGFTPSFMKGFLTRDKGIEVDNLDSLVKKKSLPEGQQDAFKSGFAEGFLKAQALTQRTQDSFRRTRLILLVLLLVGLYGLSKTPFISVRFRTTAGLDSAVDPVQVKNVTFEHVKGVEEAKNELQEVVEFLKNPEKFTALGGKLPKGVLLIGPPGTGKTLLARAVAGEADVPFYYASGSEFDEMFVGVGASRIRNLFREAKGNAPCVIFIDELDSVGGKRIESPMHPYSRQTINQLLAEMDGFKPNEGVIIIGATNFPEALDNALIRPGRFDMQVTVPKPDVKGRTEILNWYLKKIKMDPAIEANIIARGTVGFSGADLENLVNQAALKAAVDGKDMVTLKELEFAKDKILMGPERRSVEIDKKNKLITAYHESGHAIVAFYTKDAMPINKATIMPRGPSLGHVSMLPEDDRWSETRSQLLAQMDVSMGGRVAEEIIFGQEYITTGASSDFDGATKIAKMMVTRFGMCQKLGVMTYTDMTAQSPETQAAVEHEVRVLLKESYERAKVLLKSHTKEHKDLADALLMYETLDAKEIKLVLEGKALETR comes from the exons GTGACTGTCCCTCTTAGCCACCTCATCAATGTCCTTCACTCTATGAAGAGCTCagtgggcagcagcagcagcgcctcCTACAAATCAAGAAAACACAAGGAGCAAGCCTCAGACTCCGAACGACACAGCACAGAG CCCATGTGGAATCTGCGTGAGCTTGGCTTATCAGACCTGGGAGCACAGCAACTGGATGAGCTGGTGAACAGTGTGTTCCCTCGCTTGAGTCCACAGGAGACGCCACTTTGTTTGGGTGGACAGACAGCCTGGAGGACCTCACATCTTTCTACACACTCCTTTTACTCCAATAAGCATG GCTTCTCGTGTGGTGCAATGCCCATGTCTTATTCCAGGCAACACCCCATGCTTCTCCAGTCTGTCTGCACAGAGCTTCAACACTGGCCCG TGTGGGTTCCAAACAGAGGCTTTAAAACTTTAAAGAGCAAAACCAGACGACTGCAGTCCGCCTCTGACCGCGCCCAGGACTCTGAGGGATTCACACCATCTTTTATGAAG GGTTTCCTAACACGTGACAAGGGGATAGAAGTTGACAATCTAGACAGTCTGGTTAAGAAGAAGAGTCTACCCGAGGGGCAGCAGGATGCTTTCAAGAGCGGCTTTGCTGAGGGTTTCCTGAAAGCCCAAGCCTTGACACAACGCACGCAAG ACTCTTTTAGGAGGACTCGTCTAATCCTGCTGGTGCTGCTTCTTGTTGGGCTCTATGGCCTCTCCAAGACCCCTTTCATATCGG TACGGTTCCGAACCACAGCAGGCCTGGACTCTGCAGTGGACCCCGTCCAGGtgaaaaatgtgacatttgagCATGTCAAAGGGGTAGAAGAAGCGAAGAACGAGCTGCAGGAAGTTGTGGAGTTCCTGAAAAACCCAGAGAAGTTCACAGCCTTGGGTGGAAAGTTGCCAAAAG GCGTTCTACTGATTGGTCCTCCAGGGACTGGGAAGACGCTACTGGCCAGAGCGGTGGCAGGAGAGGCCGATGTGCCATTCTACTACGCCTCCGGGTCCGAATTTGACGAGATGTTTGTTGGAGTGGGAGCCAGCCGCATCCGGAATCTTTTCa GGGAGGCTAAAGGCAATGCTCCCTGTGTGATCTTCATTGATGAGCTAGACAGTGTGGGTGGGAAAAGGATCGAGTCTCCCATGCACCCTTACTCCAGACAGACTATCAACCAACTGCTTGCAGAGATGGATGG GTTTAAACCAAATGAAGGCGTGATCATTATTGGAGCAACCAACTTCCCAGAAGCTTTGGATAA tgcccTGATCCGCCCAGGACGCTTTGACATGCAGGTGACTGTACCCAAACCAGACGTGAAAGGACGCACAGAGATCCTCAACTGGTATCTGAAGAAGATTAAAATGGATCCAG CTATTGAGGCCAATATCATTGCCCGGGGCACAGTGGGCTTCTCTGGCGCTGACCTGGAAAATTTGGTCAACCAGGCTGCTCTGAAGGCAGCAGTTGATGGCAAAGACATGGTCACCCTGAAGGAGCTGGAGTTTGCTAAAGACAAAATCCTCATGG gcCCTGAGAGAAGAAGTGTAGaaatagacaaaaaaaacaagctcatCACAGCGTACCATGAATCGGGCCATGCAATCGTGGCTTTCTACACCAAAGATGCCATGCCGATTAACAAGGCTACTATCATGCCCAGAGGCCCCAGTCTGGGACAT GTGTCCATGCTCCCAGAGGACGATCGCTGGAGTGAGACTCGCTCTCAGCTGCTGGCCCAGATGGACGTCAGTATGGGCGGCCGTGTAGCAGAGGAGATTATATTTGGCCAGGAGTACATAACAACTG GTGCATCAAGCGACTTCGATGGTGCCACAAAGATTGCTAAAATGATGGTCACCAGATTTGGAATGTGTCAAAAG TTGGGTGTGATGACCTACACTGACATGACAGCCCAGAGCCCGGAGACACAAGCAGCTGTGGAGCATGAAGTCCGAGTATTATTGAAG GAGTCTTATGAGCGTGCCAAAGTCCTGTTGAAGTCTCATACCAAAGAGCACAAAGACCTGGCAGACGCTCTGCTCATGTATGAGACACTGGATGCCAAAGAGATTAAGCTGGTCCTGGAGGGCAAGGCCCTGGAGACCAGATGA
- the LOC117746361 gene encoding patched domain-containing protein 3, which yields MARLRTNCIERPLRMCYEMLGHFIGSHPWWFLIAPLVLSAGLGSGFYLLEDRMSNDIEEQFTPLDGQAKLERKYIQETFPRNDSMFSRLRLSTDGNYATLIATSDRNILTAESLQHIVDLDFEVRSMIVYFDNRSFEYADVCAEVMGSCTSNDILDIIEYSANNIDTVNLTYPWYYSDFRNIPLYLSLGSVKVYEESSVVESSKALQVHYYLREDNKTKTDLWLESFINLVSNKSSTSIQVSYSTSMSMQWEFRKSPASVIYLFSITYATAITFSIISCWRLDNVRTKVWVASCGVLATGLAVLSGFGALLLLDQTFVMTVASCPFMILGIGLDDMFIMISCWQRTRVLDSVPDRLADTYKDAAVSISITTVTDALALFLGYSSPFGSVRSFCLYSGVSICFCYLYSITFLGACMALNGKREAENQHWFTCGKIPEDLPSRSSKAFSMCCVGGSYDRVTEKEETEPLSFMFERFYGPFLTHKWIKVCVFVFYAGYLAVSVYGCFILKEGLDIKNLALNDSYIVEYYNNQRQHFSEYSYNVMLAVKHPLRYWDEDEQKHLRSCISSFESLNFVNGTFAWFLSFLQHANATNLNIGSQEAFQTHLLHFLDFNSMFKQDINFTADYKIQASRFFVQTLSNTTTKDLMIGLRKAAEESPLELLVYHPAFIYFDQYTVIMDNTVQTILVAVIVMLVVSLLLIPNPLCSLWVAFAICSVLVGVTGFMALWGVNLDSIAMINLVMCIGFSVDFSAHISYSFVSSSKSDANEKVIDALAQLGYPILQGALSTILGVVVLSMSGSYIFRTFFKIVFLVITFGLLHGLVFIPVFLTLVGAYGA from the exons aTGGCCAGACTCCGCACGAATTGCATAGAGAGACCTCTACGCATGTGCTATGAGATGTTGGGTCATTTTATTGGTTCCCATCCCTGGTGGTTCTTGATCGCCCCTCTTGTTCTCTCGGCAGGTCTGGGGAGCGGATTTTATCTCCTGGAGGACAGAATGTCGAACGATATCGAAGAGCAGTTCACACCACTCGATGGACAAGCCAAGCTGGAGAGGAAATATATCCAAGAAACCTTTCCAAGAAACGATTCCATGTTTTCACGTTTGAGACTGAGCACGGATGGGAATTATGCAACTCTCATAGCTACAAGTGACAGGAATATTCTGACTGCGGAGTCACTCCAGCACATTGTAGACTTGGACTTTGAAGTTAGGAGTATGATAGTGTATTTTGACAACCGGTCATTTGAATATGCTGATGTTTGTGCTGAGGTGATGGGATCCTGCACCTCCAATGACATTTTAGATATTATTGAATACAGTGCCAACAATATAGATACAGTTAATTTGACATATCCATGGTATTACTCTGATTTTAGGAATATTCCTCTATATTTAAGTCTAGGGAGTGTGAAGGTGTACGAGGAGAGCTCAGTGGTTGAAAGTTCTAAAGCATTACAGGTCCATTACTATTTACGTgaggacaacaaaacaaagaccGACCTTTGGTTGGAAAGCTTCATCAATTTGGTCTCAAACAAATCATCAACTTCCATTCAG GTGTCTTACTCCACCTCCATGTCAATGCAGTGGGAATTTAGAAAATCTCCAGCATCCGTCATCTATTTATTCTCCATCACCTATGCCACCGCCATCACATTTTCAATCATTTCATGTTGGAG gttGGATAATGTGAGGACAAAAGTGTGGGTGGCATCCTGTGGGGTGCTCGCCACGGGTCTGGCAGTCCTGAGTGGTTTTGGTGCGCTGTTGTTGCTGGATCAAACTTTTGTCATGACAGTTGCCTCCTGTCCTTTCATGATATTAG GTATTGGACTGGATGATATGTTCATCATGATCTCTTGCTGGCAGAGGACCCGCGTTCTGGACAGCGTCCCCGACCGTCTGGCCGACACCTACAAGGATGCTGccgtctccatctccatcaccaCGGTGACCGACGCTCTGGCTCTCTTTCTGGGCTACAGCTCGCCCTTCGGTTCAGTCCGGTCCTTCTGCCTGTACTCTGGAGTTTCTATCTGCTTCTGCTATCTGTACAGCATCACATTCCTGGGGGCGTGTATGGCTTTGAacggaaagagagaggcagagaaccAGCACTGGTTCACCTGTGGCAAAATCCCAGAAGATTTACCTTCTAGAAGTTCAAAAGCCTTCAGTATGTGCTGTGTTGGGGGGAGCTACGATAGGGTCACTGAGAAAGAGGAAACTGAGCCCCTGAGTTTCATGTTTGAGCGCTTCTATGGCCCATTTCTGACCCACAAATGGAtaaaagtttgtgtttttgtcttttacgCAGGCTATTTAGCTGTTAGTGTTTACGGTTGTTTTATCTTAAAGGAGGGACTCGACATTAAGAATCTGGCTTTGAATGATTCCTACATCGTAGAATACTACAACAATCAAAGGCAACACTTCTCTGAATATAGCTATAACGTGATGTTAGCAGTGAAGCATCCCCTACGGTACTGGGATGAAGATGAACAGAAGCATTTGCGTTCATGCATTTCAAGTTTTGAGAGTTTAAACTTTGTGAATGGGACTTTtgcttggtttctttcctttctccaaCATGCAAATGCAACCAATCTCAATATAGGTTCTCAAGAGGCTTTTCAAACACATCTGCTACATTTCTTAGACTTTAATTCCATGTTCAAACAAGACATCAACTTCACTGCAGACTATAAGATTCAGGCCTCTCGCTTTTTTGTTCAGACGCTGAGCAACACAACAACGAAGGACTTGATGATTGGACTGagaaaagcagcagaggaaagTCCATTAGAGCTCCTGGTGTACCACCCTGCTTTCATCTACTTTGACCAGTATACTGTCATCATGGACAACACCGTTCAAACAATCCTGGTGGCCGTGATTGTGATGCTGGTCGTCTCGCTTCTCCTGATACCCAATCCTCTTTGTTCCCTGTGGGTGGCTTTTGCAATTTGTTCAGTCCTGGTTGGTGTGACAGGCTTTATGGCGCTGTGGGGCGTAAACCTGGACTCCATCGCTATGATCAACCTGGTCATGTGCATTGGTTTTTCTGTCGACTTCTCAGCACATATTTCGTACTCTTTTGTCTCGAGCTCCAAGAGTGATGCCAATGAGAAAGTGATTGATGCGTTGGCCCAGTTAGGCTATCCAATACTGCAAGGAGCACTGTCCACTATTTTAGGGGTGGTGGTACTGTCCATGTCTGGGAGTTACATCTTTAGGACGTTCTTCAAAATTGTGTTTCTTGTGATTACATTTGGGCTGCTCCATGGCTTAGTGTTCATTCCAGTGTTTCTGACTCTGGTTGGGGCCTATGGGGCGTAA
- the LOC117746856 gene encoding ras-related protein Rab-18-B has translation MEDDVLTTLKLLIIGESGVGKSSLLLRFTEDTFDPEQSATIGVDFKVKTLAIDGNKAKLAIWDTAGQERFRTLTPSYYRGAQGVILVYDVTKRETFTKLENWLNELETYTTRNDIVKMLVGNKIDRDDHEVDRNEGLKFARKHSMLFIEASAKTKDGVQCAFEELVEKILQTPGLWESENQGQRVRLGDQEPGGGRACGGYCSIP, from the exons ATGGAGGACGACGTGCTGACGACTCTGAAGCTGTTGATAATTGGCGAAAGCGGAGTGGGAaagtccag TCTCCTCCTGAGGTTTACTGAAGACACCTTTGACCCAGAGCAGTCTGCGACAATAG GTGTGGATTTCAAAGTAAAGACACTCGCAATAGATGGGAACAAAGCAAAACTCGCCATATGG GACACAGCCGGACAGGAAAGGTTTCGCACCCTGACACCCAGCTACTACCGCGGTGCACAGGGAGTCATACTCG TATATGACGTCACAAAGCGTGAGACTTTCACCAAGCTTGAAAATTGGCTGAATGAACTGGAAACCTACACCACACGCAACGACATTGTAAAGATGCTTGTTGGGAACAAAATCGATCGT gacGACCATGAAGTGGACAGAAATGAGGGGCTGAAATTTGCTCGGAAACACTCCATGCTTTTTATTG AGGCCAGTGCAAAGACCAAAGATGGCGTCCAGTGTGCCTTTGAGGAGCTTGTGGAGAAGATCCTCCAGACTCCGGGGCTTTGGGAGAGTGAAAACCAGGGTCAGAGGGTCCGTCTGGGGGACCAGGAGCCGGGCGGTGGCAGGGCATGTGGAGGTTACTGTTCCATACCCTGA
- the yme1l1b gene encoding ATP-dependent zinc metalloprotease YME1L1b isoform X2, whose amino-acid sequence MFSLSMTVQPQVTVPLSHLINVLHSMKSSVGSSSSASYKSRKHKEQASDSERHSTEPMWNLRELGLSDLGAQQLDELVNSVFPRLSPQETPLCLGGQTAWRTSHLSTHSFYSNKHGFSCGAMPMSYSRQHPMLLQSVCTELQHWPVWVPNRGFKTLKSKTRRLQSASDRAQDSEGFTPSFMKGFLTRDKGIEVDNLDSLVKKKSLPEGQQDAFKSGFAEGFLKAQALTQRTQDSFRRTRLILLVLLLVGLYGLSKTPFISAGLDSAVDPVQVKNVTFEHVKGVEEAKNELQEVVEFLKNPEKFTALGGKLPKGVLLIGPPGTGKTLLARAVAGEADVPFYYASGSEFDEMFVGVGASRIRNLFREAKGNAPCVIFIDELDSVGGKRIESPMHPYSRQTINQLLAEMDGFKPNEGVIIIGATNFPEALDNALIRPGRFDMQVTVPKPDVKGRTEILNWYLKKIKMDPAIEANIIARGTVGFSGADLENLVNQAALKAAVDGKDMVTLKELEFAKDKILMGPERRSVEIDKKNKLITAYHESGHAIVAFYTKDAMPINKATIMPRGPSLGHVSMLPEDDRWSETRSQLLAQMDVSMGGRVAEEIIFGQEYITTGASSDFDGATKIAKMMVTRFGMCQKLGVMTYTDMTAQSPETQAAVEHEVRVLLKESYERAKVLLKSHTKEHKDLADALLMYETLDAKEIKLVLEGKALETR is encoded by the exons GTGACTGTCCCTCTTAGCCACCTCATCAATGTCCTTCACTCTATGAAGAGCTCagtgggcagcagcagcagcgcctcCTACAAATCAAGAAAACACAAGGAGCAAGCCTCAGACTCCGAACGACACAGCACAGAG CCCATGTGGAATCTGCGTGAGCTTGGCTTATCAGACCTGGGAGCACAGCAACTGGATGAGCTGGTGAACAGTGTGTTCCCTCGCTTGAGTCCACAGGAGACGCCACTTTGTTTGGGTGGACAGACAGCCTGGAGGACCTCACATCTTTCTACACACTCCTTTTACTCCAATAAGCATG GCTTCTCGTGTGGTGCAATGCCCATGTCTTATTCCAGGCAACACCCCATGCTTCTCCAGTCTGTCTGCACAGAGCTTCAACACTGGCCCG TGTGGGTTCCAAACAGAGGCTTTAAAACTTTAAAGAGCAAAACCAGACGACTGCAGTCCGCCTCTGACCGCGCCCAGGACTCTGAGGGATTCACACCATCTTTTATGAAG GGTTTCCTAACACGTGACAAGGGGATAGAAGTTGACAATCTAGACAGTCTGGTTAAGAAGAAGAGTCTACCCGAGGGGCAGCAGGATGCTTTCAAGAGCGGCTTTGCTGAGGGTTTCCTGAAAGCCCAAGCCTTGACACAACGCACGCAAG ACTCTTTTAGGAGGACTCGTCTAATCCTGCTGGTGCTGCTTCTTGTTGGGCTCTATGGCCTCTCCAAGACCCCTTTCATATCGG CAGGCCTGGACTCTGCAGTGGACCCCGTCCAGGtgaaaaatgtgacatttgagCATGTCAAAGGGGTAGAAGAAGCGAAGAACGAGCTGCAGGAAGTTGTGGAGTTCCTGAAAAACCCAGAGAAGTTCACAGCCTTGGGTGGAAAGTTGCCAAAAG GCGTTCTACTGATTGGTCCTCCAGGGACTGGGAAGACGCTACTGGCCAGAGCGGTGGCAGGAGAGGCCGATGTGCCATTCTACTACGCCTCCGGGTCCGAATTTGACGAGATGTTTGTTGGAGTGGGAGCCAGCCGCATCCGGAATCTTTTCa GGGAGGCTAAAGGCAATGCTCCCTGTGTGATCTTCATTGATGAGCTAGACAGTGTGGGTGGGAAAAGGATCGAGTCTCCCATGCACCCTTACTCCAGACAGACTATCAACCAACTGCTTGCAGAGATGGATGG GTTTAAACCAAATGAAGGCGTGATCATTATTGGAGCAACCAACTTCCCAGAAGCTTTGGATAA tgcccTGATCCGCCCAGGACGCTTTGACATGCAGGTGACTGTACCCAAACCAGACGTGAAAGGACGCACAGAGATCCTCAACTGGTATCTGAAGAAGATTAAAATGGATCCAG CTATTGAGGCCAATATCATTGCCCGGGGCACAGTGGGCTTCTCTGGCGCTGACCTGGAAAATTTGGTCAACCAGGCTGCTCTGAAGGCAGCAGTTGATGGCAAAGACATGGTCACCCTGAAGGAGCTGGAGTTTGCTAAAGACAAAATCCTCATGG gcCCTGAGAGAAGAAGTGTAGaaatagacaaaaaaaacaagctcatCACAGCGTACCATGAATCGGGCCATGCAATCGTGGCTTTCTACACCAAAGATGCCATGCCGATTAACAAGGCTACTATCATGCCCAGAGGCCCCAGTCTGGGACAT GTGTCCATGCTCCCAGAGGACGATCGCTGGAGTGAGACTCGCTCTCAGCTGCTGGCCCAGATGGACGTCAGTATGGGCGGCCGTGTAGCAGAGGAGATTATATTTGGCCAGGAGTACATAACAACTG GTGCATCAAGCGACTTCGATGGTGCCACAAAGATTGCTAAAATGATGGTCACCAGATTTGGAATGTGTCAAAAG TTGGGTGTGATGACCTACACTGACATGACAGCCCAGAGCCCGGAGACACAAGCAGCTGTGGAGCATGAAGTCCGAGTATTATTGAAG GAGTCTTATGAGCGTGCCAAAGTCCTGTTGAAGTCTCATACCAAAGAGCACAAAGACCTGGCAGACGCTCTGCTCATGTATGAGACACTGGATGCCAAAGAGATTAAGCTGGTCCTGGAGGGCAAGGCCCTGGAGACCAGATGA
- the LOC117746801 gene encoding homeobox protein Mohawk-like yields MHLLIKENSACSTMIKVAEMKSDTLLHFEDNMRAEERSRLNCVDLPRSSLTDEQNTDLLRCQDTTDDSSPLKYGRYGSRLGGVKVRHKRQVLQDMARPLKHWLYKHRDNPYPTKTEKVLLALGSHMTLVQVSNWFANARRRLKNTVRQPDLSWALRIKLYNKYIQGNAERLSVCSNETDTDDEECPLQTPISQSDFGRSSSHKSVPEKQGSIIAMADSANSDDGASPPSKYKSSLLNRYLNDTLRHMMAAKADGVPSAHKRRSRSESISSNECDRDVVSPASSYETEANFVYHMDTVDYASTKCDREQQQRGGDQGWREIHAAVALTNLAQGQSCAAEQSSVTVPRAATGQSCTHGPFSVTRTTIMDRMFVAGPSGALRQSCTAGPTLTSRIIQKSSHISEVQTINVALANCV; encoded by the exons ATGCACCTGTTGATCAAGGAAAACTCTGCATGTTCAACAATGATCAAAGTTGCTGAGATGAAGTCTGATACTCTGCTTCATTTTGAGGACAAcatgagagcagaggagaggagcagactGAACTGTGTAGACTTACCTCGGAGCAGTTTGACAGACGAGCAGAACACAGACCTGCTGCGATGCCAGGACACCACTGACGACAGCTCTCCTCTCAAGTACGGAAGATATGG GTCTCGTCTGGGTGGGGTCAAAGTTCGTCACAAGAGacaggtgctgcaggacatgGCCCGACCGTTGAAACATTGGCTGTACAAACACCGGGACAACCCTTACCCAACCAAGACAGAGAAGGTCCTGCTGGCTCTGGGCTCACACATGACGCTAGTGCAG GTCTCGAACTGGTTTGCGAATGCCCGGCGGAGGCTGaagaacacagtgagacagCCAGACCTGAGCTGGGCCCTGAGGATcaaactgtacaataaatacatccAGGGCAACGCTGAGAGACTGAGCGTGTGCAGCAATGAAACTGACACTGATG ATGAAGAGTGTCCCTTACAAACTCCTATCAGCCAATCAGACTTTGGCAGGTCATCTTCCCACAAGAGTGTGCCCGAGAAGCAGGGCAGCATCATCGCCATGGCGGACTCCGCCAACAGTGACGACGGCGCGTCACCTCCATCCAAGTACAAGAGCAGTTTACTGAACCGGTATCTGAACGACACCCTGCGGCACATGATGGCGGCGAAGGCCGACGGCGTCCCCTCCGCCCACAAGAGGAGGAGCCGCTCTGAGTCGATTAGCTCCAACGAGTGTGATCGAGATGTCGTCTCTCCGGCGTCGTCCTACGAAACAGAGGCCAATTTTGTCTACCACATGG ACACGGTGGACTATGCTTCAACTAAATGTGACAG ggagcagcagcagagaggaggcgaTCAGGGCTGGAGGGAGATCCACGCCGCCGTGGCTCTGACCAACTTGGCCCAGGGGCAGAGCTGCGCTGCAGAACAGAGCAGCGTGACAGTGCCCAGAGCTGCCACGGGGCAGAGCTGCACCCACGGGCCCTTCTCGGTTACGAGGACCACTATCATGGACAGGATGTTTGTCGCAGGACCCTCCGGTGCTCTTAGGCAGAGCTGCACCGCAGGGCCCACTCTCACCAGCCGCATCATCCAAAAGTCCTCTCATATCTCAGAGGTCCAGACTATTAACGTGGCCCTGGCAAACTGTGTGTAG